In Oncorhynchus clarkii lewisi isolate Uvic-CL-2024 chromosome 2, UVic_Ocla_1.0, whole genome shotgun sequence, one DNA window encodes the following:
- the LOC139382478 gene encoding DNA polymerase subunit gamma-1-like codes for MKLQLPHMEAKDIDGHFRLLAQKQSLPYLEAASKLQQAPLPPMSQDLVWEVSWMRYRPNGEARRVDFPDEAGHTGCGRVYHCLVLVVQQASDRGEILLIQPADAC; via the exons ATGAAGCTCCAGCTGCCCCACATGGAAGCGAAGGACATCGACGGCCACTTCCGCCTGCTGGCCCAAAAGCAGAGCCTACCCTACCTGGAGGCTGCCAGCAAGCTTCAGCAGGCCCCGCTGCCGCCCATGTCCCAGGACCTGGTGTGGGAGGTGAGCTGGATGCGCTACAGGCCTAATGGGGAGGCCAGACGGGTGGATTTCCCAGACGAGGCAGGCCACACTGGCTGTGGCCGTGTCTACCACTGCCTG GTACTCGTGGTCCAGCAAGCGTCTGATAGAGGAGAGATACTCCTGATCCAGCCAGCTGATGCCTGCTGA
- the LOC139373605 gene encoding Fanconi anemia group I protein isoform X1 — MRADIMEKIVSLSDGERIPELQQYLSSLTDDQLTTVVTNSALKGKDIGAMVKSIFKGSPPSAPEGASRRLLLYQHCIPLCESGDLQTEVASDIIGLLMLETHNLPGPSLAQLASLFVDAIKLGKMGSGKSLELFPTVLTALAATEALSYGKGELSGEEYKKQLINSLCSSRWDPQCVIHLTTMFRDVPLAPEELQFLVEKVLRMFLKLDLQEIPPLVYQLLLLAAKGCKKQVLEGIISYFKEQDLRQKEEQKDGETMDVEVQSIPQDQLRHVEGTAILHIVFAVRLDQELGREFLKSVKGSQGELCPFSIALLLSVARIQRYEEQLFDFLKGTITKGFKDEHLQQGSKFLQDLLPQRCSLAQMILDTVKNSVFGWDHVTQGLVQLGFILMDAFGPKAGPFGKTATEGANATAKTPTQQACRLGGHILLEGFKMHEPIRGEILEQVLNRLVTKTASPVTHFIDLLSDIVVSAPMILLESSSKVTETFDHLSYLPLATVQGLLKAVQPLLKVSMSMKDALILVLRKAMFSSQLDGRKSAVTGFLLLLKNFRVLGSMASSQASQAISSSQVQVDVHSRYNSAANEAFCLEILSSLRRCLGQQADVRLMLYEGFHDVLRRNSQLASSIMQTLLSQVRRYYEPEQDLLPPVKLELCIGAHGDQVFLQEPLAHLLSCTVHCLLWYQGMRRSARPNAGGSDNDDDDDDEEEGGFQDELQSILESITRRMIKCELEDFELDKSAEFSLSSVGVKNSIYAVLVMGVYEVLIEYNFTKANYSKSFFEELLELFSRYNKLSEILKEKSGKGKSSKSPRSLLSMGFVSTLLTALFRDSAQSREEALLVLRSSGDFLRYAVSVALQKITQLEETGHTDGPDGQNTDKTFHHLCDITSVLMWRYTNIPCAVEDAGKKEKRCSVSLLCLEGLLRIFSTGQQRYPARVAQLLSAIDLSVEEGSDHGPGNASVTEKTAFYIRQFQRALFTQLSGGEEDFNSKEAQILVNILSVLSRQLEPSSQQFVQMITWTVKICKETSFEDIAFSKGLLSLLFSLHMLYKSPVSLLWELCQDIHSQLGDIDQDLEVEKQSHFAIVNMKTASPTTLLVLSQVGKVLDEVDWLITKKKGQLVPDRLSSGDATQAAGQQDPVEKALTLQLGTLLTALNELVQTALPSGVCTNTLLGELSRTYTILTTLVKYYIQLCSGQQGLLPARVEKLVKLSGSHLTPQCYSFITYVQSGELAGGGADDKKKKKKEGEATATASAKLLRETKAIPNLIYSIEQYEKYLITLSKKSKVNLMQYMKLSTSRDFRINAATLEAALQEHDNSQQTIASQEPEQSQEPKKKRKKQ; from the exons ATGAGAGCTGACATAATGGAAAAGATAGTTTCGTTGTCTGATGGAGAGCGCATCCCTGAGCTGCAGCAGTACCTCTCATCCCTGACTGATGACCAG CTGACCACTGTGGTCACAAACAGTGCATTGAAGGGGAAGGACATTGGAGCCATGGTCAAATCCATATTCAAAG gcTCTCCGCCCAGTGCCCCAGAGGGAGCGAGTCGCAGGCTACTCCTGTATCAGCACTGCATCCCCCTGTGTGAGTCTGGAGATCTCCAGACAGAGGTGGCATCAGACATCATTGGACTGCTGATGCTAGAG ACCCACAACCTGCCCGGCCCCTCCCTGGCACAGCTGGCGTCTCTCTTTGTTGATGCCATTAAGTTGGGTAAGATGGGCAGTGGCAAATCCCTGGAGCTCTTCCCCACAGTCCTCACTGCCCTGGCTGCCACTGAGGCTCTATCCTATGGCAAAG GTGAGCTCAGTGGGGAAGAGTACAAGAAGCAGCTCATCAACAGCCTCTGTTCCAGCAG ATGGGACCCACAGTGTGTGATCCACTTGACCACTATGTTCAG GGATGTGCCCTTGGCACCAGAGGAGCTGCAGTTCCTGGTTGAGAAGGTCCTGAGGATGTTCCTCAAACTAGACCTGCAGGAGATCCCACCTTTGGTCTaccagctgctgctgctggctgctaag GGCTGTAAGAAACAGGTCCTGGAAGGAATCATCAGCTACTTTAAAGAGCAGGATCTTCGCCAGAAAGAGGAACAGAAAGATGGAGA gaCTATGGACGTGGAGGTTCAGTCCATTCCTCAGGACCAGCTGAGGCATGTGGAGGGCACAGCCATCCTGCACATAGTTTTTGCAGTGCGGCTTGACCAGGAGCTAGGGAGGGAGTTCCTGAAAAGTGTTAAG GGGTCCCAGGGGGAGCTCTGTCCGTTCAGCATTGCTCTGCTGCTCTCGGTGGCCAGGATTCAACGCTACGAGGAGCAG TTGTTTGATTTCTTGAAGGGGACGATCACTAAGGGTTTCAAGGATGAGCATCTGCAGCAGGGCTCCAAGTTCCTGCAGGACCTGCTGCCTCAGCGCTGCAGCCTTGCTCAGATGATCCTGGACACTGTCAAGAACAG TGTGTTTGGCTGGGACCATGTGACCCAGGGGCTGGTCCAACTGGGCTTCATCCTTATGGACGCCTTTGGCCCCAAGGCAGGACCGTTCGGGAAGACTGCAACCGAAGGGGCCAACGCCACAGCCAAAACACCCACACAGCAGGCCTGTCGGCTGGGGGGACACATCCTCTTGGAGGGCTTCAAG ATGCATGAGCCAATCAGGGGTGAGATTCTGGAGCAAGTCCTGAACCGATTGGTCACCAAAACGGCCTCCCCTGTCACTCATTTCATAG ATCTCCTCTCGGACATTGTGGTCTCGGCTCCCATGATCCTTCTGGAGTCATCATCCAAGGTGACAGAGACGTTTGATCACCTGTCTTACCTGCCACTGGCCACTGTGCAGGGTCTACTCAAGGCtgtccag CCTCTGCTGAAGGTCAGTATGTCCATGAAGGATGCTCTGATTCTCGTTCTGAGGAAGGCCATGTTCTCCAG CCAGTTGGATGGGAGGAAGTCTGCGGTGACGGGCTTCCTGCTGCTGCTGAAGAACTTCCGGGTCCTGGGTAGCATGGCTTCCAGCCAAGCCAGCCAGGCCATCTCCTCcagccag GTCCAGGTGGACGTTCACTCCCGCTACAACTCTGCTGCCAACGAGGCCTTCTGCCTGGAGATCCTCAGTAGCCTGCGCCGATGTCTGGGCCAGCAGGCCGATGTACGACTCATGCTCTACGAG GGTTTCCATGATGTCCTCCGCCGCAACTCTCAACTAGCAAGCTCCATCATGCAGACCCTGCTCTCGCAG GTGAGGCGGTACTATGAGCCAGAGCAGGACCTTCTGCCCCCAGTGAAGCTGGAGTTATGCATCGGTGCTCATGGAGACCAAGTCTTCCTCCAGGAGCCTCTG GCCCATCTGTTGAGTTGCACAGTCCACTGCCTGCTGTGGTACCAGGGCATGCGCCGTTCAGCCCGGCCCAACGCAGGCGGGagtgacaatgatgatgatgatgatgatgaagaggaaggGGGATTTCAGGACGAGCTGCAGAGCATCCTGGAGAGCATCACGCGCCGGATGATCAAGTGTGAATTGGAGGACTTTGAGCTG GATAAGTCGGCTGAATTCTCCCTGTCCAGTGTGGGGGTGAAGAACAGCATCTATGCCGTGCTGGTGATGGGAGTGTACGAGGTGCTCATCGAATACAACTTCACCAAGGCCAACTACAG TAAGAGTTTTTTCGAGGAACTCCTGGAGCTGTTTAGTCGCTATAACAAGCTGTCTGAGATCCTGAAGGAGAAGTCTGGAAAGGGCAAGAGCAGCAAGAGCCCCCGAAGCCTGCTGTCTATGGGCTTTGTGTCAACACTGCTCACTGCACTCTTcag AGACAGCgctcagagcagagaggaggctCTGTTGGTGCTGCGATCTAGTGGGGACTTCCTGCGTTACGCTGTGAGCGTGGCTCTGCAAAAGATTACACAGTTGGAGGAAACTGGACACACTGACGGCCCAGACGGACAGAACACAGACAAGACCTTCCACCACCTCTGTGACATCACTAG TGTCTTGATGTGGCGGTACACCAACATCCCGTGTGCAGTGGAGGATGCTGGGAAGAAGGAGAAGCGTTGCAGTGTGTCCCTGCTGTGTCTGGAGGGCTTGCTGAGGATCTTCAGCACCGGGCAGCAGCGCTACCCAGCCAGGGTGGCCCAGCTCCTTTCTGCCATCG ATCTCTCTGTGGAGGAAGGGAGTGATCACGGGCCAGGGAATGCCAGCGTCACAGAGAAGACTGCTTTCTACATTCGCCAGTTCCAG AGGGCACTGTTTACCCAGctgagtggaggggaggaggacttCAACAGCAAGGAGGCTCAGATCCTGGTAAACATCCTGAGTGTGCTCTCACGCCAGCTAGAACCCTCCTCCCAGCAG tttgTTCAAATGATCACATGGACAGTGAAAATCTGCAAGGAGACCAGCTTTG aggACATAGCGTTCAGTAAAGGCCTGCTCTCCCTGCTCTTCAGTCTGCACATGCTCTACAAGAGTCCCGTCAGTCTGTTGTGGGAGCTTTGTCAAGACATACACAGTCAGCTGGGAGACATCGACCAG GATTTGGAAGTGGAGAAGCAGTCTCACTTTGCCATCGTCAACATGAAGACCGCCTCGCCGACAACA CTCCTGGTGCTGTCTCAGGTGGGGAAAGTATTGGATGAGGTGGACTGGCTGATCACCAAGAAGAAAGGCCAGTTGGTCCCTGACAGGCTCAGCTCTG gtgaTGCCACCCAGGCTGCGGGCCAGCAGGACCCAGTGGAGAAGGCGCTGACGCTGCAGCTGGGGACTCTCCTGACGGCCCTGAACGAGCTGGTCCAGACCGCCCTGCCATCTGGAGTCTGCACCAACACACTGCTGGGAGAGCTGAGCCGTACATACACCATCCTCACCACTCTGGTCAAATAT TATATCCAACTGTGCTCAGGCCAACAGGGCCTGCTCCCAGCACGTGTGGAGAAGCTG GTCAAACTGTCCGGCTCTCACCTGACTCCACAGTGCTACTCCTTCATCACCTACGTGCAG AGTGGTGAGCTGGCCGGTGGAGGTGCAGatgataaaaagaagaagaaaaaggagggGGAGGCCACTGCTACAGCATCA GCCAAACTCCTACGTGAGACCAAGGCCATTCCCAACCTGatctacagtatagaacagtatgaGAAATACCTCATCACCCTCTCCAAGAAATCAAAG GTGAACCTGATGCAGTACATGAAACTGAGCACGTCCCGAGATTTCCGCATCAACGCAGCCACTCTGGAGGCAGCGCTGCAGGAGCACGACAACAGTCAGCAA ACCATAGCCTCCCAGGAGCCAGAGCAGAGCCAGGAGCccaagaagaagaggaagaagcagTAA
- the LOC139373605 gene encoding Fanconi anemia group I protein isoform X2 has product MRADIMEKIVSLSDGERIPELQQYLSSLTDDQLTTVVTNSALKGKDIGAMVKSIFKGSPPSAPEGASRRLLLYQHCIPLCESGDLQTEVASDIIGLLMLETHNLPGPSLAQLASLFVDAIKLGKMGSGKSLELFPTVLTALAATEALSYGKGELSGEEYKKQLINSLCSSRWDPQCVIHLTTMFRDVPLAPEELQFLVEKVLRMFLKLDLQEIPPLVYQLLLLAAKGCKKQVLEGIISYFKEQDLRQKEEQKDGETMDVEVQSIPQDQLRHVEGTAILHIVFAVRLDQELGREFLKSVKGSQGELCPFSIALLLSVARIQRYEEQLFDFLKGTITKGFKDEHLQQGSKFLQDLLPQRCSLAQMILDTVKNSVFGWDHVTQGLVQLGFILMDAFGPKAGPFGKTATEGANATAKTPTQQACRLGGHILLEGFKMHEPIRGEILEQVLNRLVTKTASPVTHFIDLLSDIVVSAPMILLESSSKVTETFDHLSYLPLATVQGLLKAVQPLLKVSMSMKDALILVLRKAMFSSQLDGRKSAVTGFLLLLKNFRVLGSMASSQASQAISSSQVQVDVHSRYNSAANEAFCLEILSSLRRCLGQQADVRLMLYEGFHDVLRRNSQLASSIMQTLLSQVRRYYEPEQDLLPPVKLELCIGAHGDQVFLQEPLAHLLSCTVHCLLWYQGMRRSARPNAGGSDNDDDDDDEEEGGFQDELQSILESITRRMIKCELEDFELDKSAEFSLSSVGVKNSIYAVLVMGVYEVLIEYNFTKANYSKSFFEELLELFSRYNKLSEILKEKSGKGKSSKSPRSLLSMGFVSTLLTALFRDSAQSREEALLVLRSSGDFLRYAVSVALQKITQLEETGHTDGPDGQNTDKTFHHLCDITSVLMWRYTNIPCAVEDAGKKEKRCSVSLLCLEGLLRIFSTGQQRYPARVAQLLSAIDLSVEEGSDHGPGNASVTEKTAFYIRQFQRALFTQLSGGEEDFNSKEAQILVNILSVLSRQLEPSSQQFVQMITWTVKICKETSFEDIAFSKGLLSLLFSLHMLYKSPVSLLWELCQDIHSQLGDIDQLLVLSQVGKVLDEVDWLITKKKGQLVPDRLSSGDATQAAGQQDPVEKALTLQLGTLLTALNELVQTALPSGVCTNTLLGELSRTYTILTTLVKYYIQLCSGQQGLLPARVEKLVKLSGSHLTPQCYSFITYVQSGELAGGGADDKKKKKKEGEATATASAKLLRETKAIPNLIYSIEQYEKYLITLSKKSKVNLMQYMKLSTSRDFRINAATLEAALQEHDNSQQTIASQEPEQSQEPKKKRKKQ; this is encoded by the exons ATGAGAGCTGACATAATGGAAAAGATAGTTTCGTTGTCTGATGGAGAGCGCATCCCTGAGCTGCAGCAGTACCTCTCATCCCTGACTGATGACCAG CTGACCACTGTGGTCACAAACAGTGCATTGAAGGGGAAGGACATTGGAGCCATGGTCAAATCCATATTCAAAG gcTCTCCGCCCAGTGCCCCAGAGGGAGCGAGTCGCAGGCTACTCCTGTATCAGCACTGCATCCCCCTGTGTGAGTCTGGAGATCTCCAGACAGAGGTGGCATCAGACATCATTGGACTGCTGATGCTAGAG ACCCACAACCTGCCCGGCCCCTCCCTGGCACAGCTGGCGTCTCTCTTTGTTGATGCCATTAAGTTGGGTAAGATGGGCAGTGGCAAATCCCTGGAGCTCTTCCCCACAGTCCTCACTGCCCTGGCTGCCACTGAGGCTCTATCCTATGGCAAAG GTGAGCTCAGTGGGGAAGAGTACAAGAAGCAGCTCATCAACAGCCTCTGTTCCAGCAG ATGGGACCCACAGTGTGTGATCCACTTGACCACTATGTTCAG GGATGTGCCCTTGGCACCAGAGGAGCTGCAGTTCCTGGTTGAGAAGGTCCTGAGGATGTTCCTCAAACTAGACCTGCAGGAGATCCCACCTTTGGTCTaccagctgctgctgctggctgctaag GGCTGTAAGAAACAGGTCCTGGAAGGAATCATCAGCTACTTTAAAGAGCAGGATCTTCGCCAGAAAGAGGAACAGAAAGATGGAGA gaCTATGGACGTGGAGGTTCAGTCCATTCCTCAGGACCAGCTGAGGCATGTGGAGGGCACAGCCATCCTGCACATAGTTTTTGCAGTGCGGCTTGACCAGGAGCTAGGGAGGGAGTTCCTGAAAAGTGTTAAG GGGTCCCAGGGGGAGCTCTGTCCGTTCAGCATTGCTCTGCTGCTCTCGGTGGCCAGGATTCAACGCTACGAGGAGCAG TTGTTTGATTTCTTGAAGGGGACGATCACTAAGGGTTTCAAGGATGAGCATCTGCAGCAGGGCTCCAAGTTCCTGCAGGACCTGCTGCCTCAGCGCTGCAGCCTTGCTCAGATGATCCTGGACACTGTCAAGAACAG TGTGTTTGGCTGGGACCATGTGACCCAGGGGCTGGTCCAACTGGGCTTCATCCTTATGGACGCCTTTGGCCCCAAGGCAGGACCGTTCGGGAAGACTGCAACCGAAGGGGCCAACGCCACAGCCAAAACACCCACACAGCAGGCCTGTCGGCTGGGGGGACACATCCTCTTGGAGGGCTTCAAG ATGCATGAGCCAATCAGGGGTGAGATTCTGGAGCAAGTCCTGAACCGATTGGTCACCAAAACGGCCTCCCCTGTCACTCATTTCATAG ATCTCCTCTCGGACATTGTGGTCTCGGCTCCCATGATCCTTCTGGAGTCATCATCCAAGGTGACAGAGACGTTTGATCACCTGTCTTACCTGCCACTGGCCACTGTGCAGGGTCTACTCAAGGCtgtccag CCTCTGCTGAAGGTCAGTATGTCCATGAAGGATGCTCTGATTCTCGTTCTGAGGAAGGCCATGTTCTCCAG CCAGTTGGATGGGAGGAAGTCTGCGGTGACGGGCTTCCTGCTGCTGCTGAAGAACTTCCGGGTCCTGGGTAGCATGGCTTCCAGCCAAGCCAGCCAGGCCATCTCCTCcagccag GTCCAGGTGGACGTTCACTCCCGCTACAACTCTGCTGCCAACGAGGCCTTCTGCCTGGAGATCCTCAGTAGCCTGCGCCGATGTCTGGGCCAGCAGGCCGATGTACGACTCATGCTCTACGAG GGTTTCCATGATGTCCTCCGCCGCAACTCTCAACTAGCAAGCTCCATCATGCAGACCCTGCTCTCGCAG GTGAGGCGGTACTATGAGCCAGAGCAGGACCTTCTGCCCCCAGTGAAGCTGGAGTTATGCATCGGTGCTCATGGAGACCAAGTCTTCCTCCAGGAGCCTCTG GCCCATCTGTTGAGTTGCACAGTCCACTGCCTGCTGTGGTACCAGGGCATGCGCCGTTCAGCCCGGCCCAACGCAGGCGGGagtgacaatgatgatgatgatgatgatgaagaggaaggGGGATTTCAGGACGAGCTGCAGAGCATCCTGGAGAGCATCACGCGCCGGATGATCAAGTGTGAATTGGAGGACTTTGAGCTG GATAAGTCGGCTGAATTCTCCCTGTCCAGTGTGGGGGTGAAGAACAGCATCTATGCCGTGCTGGTGATGGGAGTGTACGAGGTGCTCATCGAATACAACTTCACCAAGGCCAACTACAG TAAGAGTTTTTTCGAGGAACTCCTGGAGCTGTTTAGTCGCTATAACAAGCTGTCTGAGATCCTGAAGGAGAAGTCTGGAAAGGGCAAGAGCAGCAAGAGCCCCCGAAGCCTGCTGTCTATGGGCTTTGTGTCAACACTGCTCACTGCACTCTTcag AGACAGCgctcagagcagagaggaggctCTGTTGGTGCTGCGATCTAGTGGGGACTTCCTGCGTTACGCTGTGAGCGTGGCTCTGCAAAAGATTACACAGTTGGAGGAAACTGGACACACTGACGGCCCAGACGGACAGAACACAGACAAGACCTTCCACCACCTCTGTGACATCACTAG TGTCTTGATGTGGCGGTACACCAACATCCCGTGTGCAGTGGAGGATGCTGGGAAGAAGGAGAAGCGTTGCAGTGTGTCCCTGCTGTGTCTGGAGGGCTTGCTGAGGATCTTCAGCACCGGGCAGCAGCGCTACCCAGCCAGGGTGGCCCAGCTCCTTTCTGCCATCG ATCTCTCTGTGGAGGAAGGGAGTGATCACGGGCCAGGGAATGCCAGCGTCACAGAGAAGACTGCTTTCTACATTCGCCAGTTCCAG AGGGCACTGTTTACCCAGctgagtggaggggaggaggacttCAACAGCAAGGAGGCTCAGATCCTGGTAAACATCCTGAGTGTGCTCTCACGCCAGCTAGAACCCTCCTCCCAGCAG tttgTTCAAATGATCACATGGACAGTGAAAATCTGCAAGGAGACCAGCTTTG aggACATAGCGTTCAGTAAAGGCCTGCTCTCCCTGCTCTTCAGTCTGCACATGCTCTACAAGAGTCCCGTCAGTCTGTTGTGGGAGCTTTGTCAAGACATACACAGTCAGCTGGGAGACATCGACCAG CTCCTGGTGCTGTCTCAGGTGGGGAAAGTATTGGATGAGGTGGACTGGCTGATCACCAAGAAGAAAGGCCAGTTGGTCCCTGACAGGCTCAGCTCTG gtgaTGCCACCCAGGCTGCGGGCCAGCAGGACCCAGTGGAGAAGGCGCTGACGCTGCAGCTGGGGACTCTCCTGACGGCCCTGAACGAGCTGGTCCAGACCGCCCTGCCATCTGGAGTCTGCACCAACACACTGCTGGGAGAGCTGAGCCGTACATACACCATCCTCACCACTCTGGTCAAATAT TATATCCAACTGTGCTCAGGCCAACAGGGCCTGCTCCCAGCACGTGTGGAGAAGCTG GTCAAACTGTCCGGCTCTCACCTGACTCCACAGTGCTACTCCTTCATCACCTACGTGCAG AGTGGTGAGCTGGCCGGTGGAGGTGCAGatgataaaaagaagaagaaaaaggagggGGAGGCCACTGCTACAGCATCA GCCAAACTCCTACGTGAGACCAAGGCCATTCCCAACCTGatctacagtatagaacagtatgaGAAATACCTCATCACCCTCTCCAAGAAATCAAAG GTGAACCTGATGCAGTACATGAAACTGAGCACGTCCCGAGATTTCCGCATCAACGCAGCCACTCTGGAGGCAGCGCTGCAGGAGCACGACAACAGTCAGCAA ACCATAGCCTCCCAGGAGCCAGAGCAGAGCCAGGAGCccaagaagaagaggaagaagcagTAA